The DNA segment GTCGGCATCTTGCCCAGCAGCCTTGCCGCGCAGATGCGCCGGCTGTCAGGATCCTTGATATTCAAATCGCTATGGTAGAACGCCGACAAGGAACCGACCACTCCAACCAGCATTGCCATCGGATGGGCGTCGTAATGAAAACCGTCGAAGAATTTGCGCAGCGATTCGTGGATAGTGGCGCGGTCGCTGATTTCCTCGTTGAAGTCGCGCAACTGGGTCTGATCCGGCAACTCGCCATTCATCAGCAAGTAAGCCACTTCGGTGAATTCGCAGTTCTCGGCCAACTGCTCTATCGGATAACCGCGGTACAACAAGATACCCTTGTCGCCGTCGATATAGGTAATTTTGCTTTTACAGCTGGCGGTCGCGATAAAGCCCGGATCGTAAGTGAAACAACCCAAATCCTTGTTCAAGGAGCGCATATCCGCAGTATCTGCACCTAAAGACCCCTTCAACAACGGATATTCCACTTCTTTCCCGGTGGCATTATGCCTAACCGTTAAAGTCTCGTTTGACATGGTTTCCTCAGTATTCTGTTAGCAGAAGCTTAGCAGGCAGACCGATTATCACACAGCATGATTGATCGACCAACCCTAAATCCGCAGCTCGGCTCGGAAGGATGGGCCGGTATGGCTGGCTAGCCGCGTCGAAGTCCGGTATTCGCTACCAGCCGGCGAATTGGCGCTTTGAGGGCGTCGGTTAAACGTACTGTCCGGCGCACCAGCCCGACGCCCAAGCCCATTGAAAGTTGTAGCCGCCCAGCCATCCGGTCACGTCCACCACCTCGCCAATGAAATATAAACCCGGTACCTGCAAACACTGCATGGTCTTTGACGAAAGGCTGTCGCAATCGACTCCACCTACTGTAACCTCTGCGGTTCGGTAGCCTTCGCTGCCGTTTGGTTTGACGGTCCAGGTGTGGAGGCGTGCAGCCACCGCATCTATTTGCTTGTCGGAGCAATTTGCCGCCGCAGCCAGCAGGTAATTGTCGTCGAGCAAGGCTTGCAATAGCCGTTTGGGCAGATACTCTGCGAGTAAATTTTGCAATTTGGTATTGTTGCCATTACTACGCGCGGCTTTCAAGCGTTCGACCAGATCGAATTCGGGCAGCAAATCGATCGATAAGGTCTCGCCGGGGCGCCAATAAGACGAGATTTGTAAAATCGCCGGGCCGCTCAAACCTCTATGGGTAAACAGCAGGTTTTCTCGAAAAGTCCGCTCGCCGCAACTAGCCCGACAAGCCACGGCAATTCCGGATAGCGGCGCAAGGCGCCGACCATCGTCATCCTGCCAAGTCAACGGCACCAGGCCGGCCCGAGTTGGCCAAACCTTGATGCCAAATTGCTCGGCGACCCGATAGCCGAACGGCGTGGCGCCCATCTTCGGAATTGACAAACCGCCGCTAGCGATCACCAGGCTGTCCGAGCGGCGCTCGCCGAGGCTGGTGTCTAAGACGAAGCCGCCGTTTTCTGTCTGTTGCAACTTATCGATCCGGCAATTCAACTCGATGACCACGCCATATTGCCGACATTCCGCCAGCAACGCATTCAGAATATCCTTGGCGCTGTCGTCGCAGAACAATTGGCCGTGCAAACGCTCGTGGTAGGGTATTCGATGCCGGTGAACGAAATCGATGAAATCCCATTGCGTGAAGCGGCTTAACGCCGATTTGCAAAAATGCGGATTGTGCGAAATGTAATTTGCCGCCTCCACCGTGTAATTGGTGAAATTGCAGCGACCTCCGCCCGACATCAATATTTTCTTGCCCGCCCGGTTAGCATGATCCAGCACCCGGACTTTACGGCCGCGTTTGCCGGCCTCGATGGCGCACATTAACCCGGATGCACCAGCGCCAATAATAATCACGTTCGAATTATCCATTCCGAGCAACTTGTAATAGCCTAAAAAAATCGGTAAAAAGTGAGGGTATTCTAACCGCATTTCTCCGCAGGCCGCGGCGCTGCTCCCGGCAACGCTCCGTCGGCTTGCGAGCCCTCAATTCTCACCACTTCGACAAGAGCGACAATGACTGCACAATACAGCTACTCATTCAACACCGGCGATGGTAAAAACAAGGCCTTATTAGGCGGTAAAGGCGCCAATCTGTGCGAAATGACCCAAATGGGTTTTAACGTGCCGCCGGGCTTTGTCATCACTACCCAAACCTGTCTCAGCTACCTGGAACAGAAACGCTTGCCGGACGGTTTGATGGACGAAGTGCGCGCACAAATTTCAGAGATCGAGCGGGTGACCGGCAAACATTTCGGCGGCGCCAGCGACCCGCTGCTGGTCTCGGTGCGGTCCGGCTCGGCGATTTCGATGCCGGGCATGATGGACACCATCTTGAACCTGGGTCTGAACAAGCAGACCCTGGCCGGCCTGATCGAGGAAACTTCCGACCCGCGTTTCGCTTACGACGCTTACCGGCGCTTCATTCAACTGTTCGGCAAGGTAGCGCTCGGGATTGAAGACGAGAAATTCGACACCCATTTCAACAACGTCAAACGCGCCGCCGGCATCAAGGCCGACGTCGCATTGAGCGCGGACCAGTTACAAGAAATCAGCGAATTGTTCTTGATGGTCGTGCATGAAGAAACTGGCCGGCCGTTTCCGGAAGACGTTTACCAGCAATTGGAAATTGCGATCTGCGCCGTATTCAATTCCTGGATGGGCAAGCGAGCGGTCGACTACCGCAAAGAATTCCACATCACGCCGGATATCGCCAACGGCACCGCAGTCAATATTGTGACCATGGTGTTCGGCAACATGGGCGACGATTGCGCTACCGGCGTTGGCTTCACCCGCAATCCCGGCACCGGCGAAAACGAGATGTACGGCGAATATTTGGTCAATGCCCAAGGCGAAGATGTCGTGGCCGGCATCCGCACCCCAAAACCGGTGCACGAAATGGCCAAGGAAATGCCCGAGCAATACCGGCAATTGGTGGAATTGCGCAACAAGCTGGAAGCGCATTACCACGAAGTGCAGGATTACGAATACACCATCGAACGCGGCGTGTTGTACTGCCTGCAAACCCGCAACGGCAAAATGAATGCGGCGGCGATGGTCAAAACCTCGATCGACATGGTCGCCGAAGGCCTGATCAGCAAGGAGCAAGCCTTATTGCGGATCAATCCGGAGTTATTGGAACAGTTGCTGCATCCGCAACTGGCGCCGGATCACACCAACAAACCAATCGCCACCGGCCTGCCGGCTTCACCGGGCGCGGCCTGCGGCCATTGCGTATTCGACGCCGATACCGCCGTCCGCCTCG comes from the Methylomonas sp. EFPC3 genome and includes:
- a CDS encoding NAD(P)/FAD-dependent oxidoreductase, with the protein product MDNSNVIIIGAGASGLMCAIEAGKRGRKVRVLDHANRAGKKILMSGGGRCNFTNYTVEAANYISHNPHFCKSALSRFTQWDFIDFVHRHRIPYHERLHGQLFCDDSAKDILNALLAECRQYGVVIELNCRIDKLQQTENGGFVLDTSLGERRSDSLVIASGGLSIPKMGATPFGYRVAEQFGIKVWPTRAGLVPLTWQDDDGRRLAPLSGIAVACRASCGERTFRENLLFTHRGLSGPAILQISSYWRPGETLSIDLLPEFDLVERLKAARSNGNNTKLQNLLAEYLPKRLLQALLDDNYLLAAAANCSDKQIDAVAARLHTWTVKPNGSEGYRTAEVTVGGVDCDSLSSKTMQCLQVPGLYFIGEVVDVTGWLGGYNFQWAWASGWCAGQYV